Proteins co-encoded in one Tachysurus fulvidraco isolate hzauxx_2018 chromosome 17, HZAU_PFXX_2.0, whole genome shotgun sequence genomic window:
- the npy7r gene encoding neuropeptide Y receptor Y7, with protein sequence MNATGLIRRETQDSMGPSDPANVTSDIPNEEREYIQWHQNSLGNYSMDSHKPVFVDDITKHLSVQIALITAYSLIIILGLVGNTLVIYMIIIYKNMRTVTNYFIANLALADLMVDTMCLPFTLAYTLLDEWKFGAVMCHMVPYAQALSVHVSILTLTVIALERYRCIVFHMGQRLSRCASFLIISLTWSFAAILAGPLAIFREYRYEEIAYINLRIAVCSEKWPHGTNRDAIIYSFSMLVLQYVLPLGIISYAYVCIWVKLKNHVSPSNRNDGITRRKKTTKMLALVVVVFAVCWLPFHVFQLASDLDLVLKFKEYKLLYTLFHIVAMCSTFTNPLLYGWMNKNYRNGFVMFFRCEHKPDTIHPEGSFRTRTLRGLILYNDGQPATAV encoded by the coding sequence ATGAATGCTACTGGACTCATCAGAAGAGAAACCCAAGACAGCATGGGCCCTTCAGACCCAGCTAATGTCACCAGTGATATTCCCAACGAGGAAAGAGAATATATCCAATGGCACCAGAACAgcctgggaaactacagcatgGATTCTCATAAGCCTGTCTTTGTGGATGACATTACCAAGCACCTAAGTGTTCAGATAGCCCTTATAACTGCTTATTCACTCATAATCATCCTGGGCTTGGTTGGTAATACACTAGTTATTTACATGattattatatacaaaaacatGCGTACTGTTACCAACTACTTCATTGCCAACCTTGCATTAGCTGACCTCATGGTAGACACCATGTGCTTACCCTTCACCTTGGCATACACTCTGTTGGATGAGTGGAAGTTTGGGGCAGTAATGTGTCACATGGTGCCTTACGCCCAAGCTCTCAGTGTCCATGTGTCTATTCTGACACTGACGGTGATTGCGCTAGAGCGCTATAGGTGCATTGTGTTTCACATGGGCCAGCGTCTCTCCAGATGCGCGAGTTTCCTTATCATCAGCCTGACTTGGTCTTTTGCAGCCATTCTTGCTGGACCTTTAGCTATTTTTCGGGAGTACCGCTATGAGGAGATTGCCTACATTAACTTACGTATTGCTGTATGCTCTGAGAAATGGCCCCATGGCACTAACCGAGATGCCATCATCTACAGCTTCTCCATGCTTGTACTCCAGTATGTGCTTCCACTTGGCATCATCAGCTATGCTTATGTGTGCATCTGGGTCAAACTTAAGAACCATGTCAGCCCGTCCAACCGCAATGATGGCATCACTCGTCGCAAGAAGACTACTAAGATGCTGGCACTGGTGGTTGTGGTTTTCGCAGTGTGTTGGCTTCCTTTCCATGTGTTTCAGTTGGCAAGTGATCTTGACCTGGTTCTCAAGTTTAAAGAATACAAACTTCTGTATACTCTTTTTCACATAGTGGCTATGTGCTCAACATTCACCAATCCTTTACTCTATGGATGGATGAACAAGAATTACAGGAATGGCTTCGTCATGTTCTTCCGCTGTGAGCACAAACCTGACACTATCCATCCAGAGGGTTCTTTCCGAACTCGAACCCTGCGAGGTCTGATCTTGTACAACGATGGACAACCTGCCACTGCAGTCTGA
- the trim105 gene encoding tripartite motif containing 105 isoform X1 yields MASSSMNQAEAQSLSEDLTCSICWDLFKDPVMLGCMHHFCRRCITTYWKGIRGPAVCPHCRKEFPNKQFQTNYLVSGLVEKVRTNSSVGSVRNLQKQFMESVESHKSRKQQLMAMIHKGEEQMKTLKKVGADLRERVCWDFQALHHFLNVEEAAMLDQLRRDQMDLEQRLELNIEALHTAIRELGQTMGSIQRAASGVGNMVPVEQPELNSRTHVPAISGPTFESLKTKYLAPLQYTLWRKMFKNLQPGPLSLTFDEDTVHPSLKLSRDRTQVVETEVILPYKPNKKRFIQCVNVLANRGFHTGRHYWEVGVGTKPKWDIGVALETVNRQARVKLCPNNGYWTIRLRNNTEYSAGTQPWTPIRVTSQPLRIGIFVDCEERIVSFYNADDMSLLYSFSNGPIEKAFPFFSTCLSEPGQQAQPIHLLHFSRMAI; encoded by the exons ATGGCGTCAAGCAGTATGAATCAGGCTGAGGCTCAGAGTCTTAGTGAGGATCTTACCTGTTCCATTTGCTGGGATCTGTTTAAAGATCCAGTTATGCTTGGCTGCATGCATCACTTTTGCAGGAGATGCATCACAACCTACTGGAAAGGTATCAGAGGTCCAGCTGTCTGCCCTCACTGTCGTAAGGAGTTCCCTAATAAACAGTTTCAGACTAACTATTTGGTATCTGGTCTGGTCGAAAAGGTTCGAACCAATTCGTCAGTTGGGTCTGTGAGGAATTTACAG AAACAGTTTATGGAGTCTGTGGAATCTCATAAATCACGGAAACAACAGCTTATGGCTATGATTCATAAAGGTGAAGAACAGATGAAGACATTAAAG AAAGTGGGAGCTGATCTtagggagagagtgtgttggGACTTCCAGGCCCTGCACCATTTCTTGAACGTGGAGGAGGCAGCCATGCTGGACCAGCTGAGGAGGGATCAGATGGACCTTGAGCAGAGACTGGAACTCAACATAGAGGCCCTGCATACCGCAATTCGAGAACTAGGGCAGACTATGGGCTCAATCCAAAGAGCTGCCAGCGGAGTAGGGAACATGGTACCGGTGGAG CAGCCAGAATTAAATTCCAG AACACATGTTCCAGCCATTAGTGGACCTACTTTTGAAAGTTTAAAGACCAAATACTTAGCACCACTACAGTACACCTTGTGGCGAAAAATGTTTAAGAATTTACAACCAG GCCCACTTTCACTGACTTTTGATGAGGACACAGTTCATCCCAGCCTAAAGCTCTCTCGAGACAGGACCCAAGTGGTTGAGACTGAAGTCATTCTACCATACAAACCTAATAAAAAGCGCTTCATTCAGTGCGTTAATGTCCTTGCAAACCGTGGATTCCATACAGGTAGACATTACTGGGAGGTGGGTGTTGGGACCAAGCCCAAGTGGGACATAGGTGTTGCCCTAGAAACAGTGAATCGACAGGCACGGGTTAAGCTGTGCCCAAATAATGGGTACTGGACCATTCGACTGCGCAACAACACCGAGTACTCAGCAGGCACCCAACCCTGGACCCCAATACGTGTGACCTCTCAACCTCTGAGGATTGGGATCTTTGTAGATTGTGAGGAGCGCATAGTTTCCTTCTACAATGCTGATGACATGAGCCTGCTCTACTCATTCTCCAATGGACCCATAGAGAAGGCTTTTCCGTTCTTTAGCACATGCCTAAGTGAACCTGGGCAGCAAGCTCAGCCGATCCATCTCCTGCACTTTTCCCGCATGGCTATCTGA
- the trim105 gene encoding tripartite motif containing 105 isoform X2 — MASSSMNQAEAQSLSEDLTCSICWDLFKDPVMLGCMHHFCRRCITTYWKGIRGPAVCPHCRKEFPNKQFQTNYLVSGLVEKVRTNSSVGSVRNLQFMESVESHKSRKQQLMAMIHKGEEQMKTLKKVGADLRERVCWDFQALHHFLNVEEAAMLDQLRRDQMDLEQRLELNIEALHTAIRELGQTMGSIQRAASGVGNMVPVEQPELNSRTHVPAISGPTFESLKTKYLAPLQYTLWRKMFKNLQPGPLSLTFDEDTVHPSLKLSRDRTQVVETEVILPYKPNKKRFIQCVNVLANRGFHTGRHYWEVGVGTKPKWDIGVALETVNRQARVKLCPNNGYWTIRLRNNTEYSAGTQPWTPIRVTSQPLRIGIFVDCEERIVSFYNADDMSLLYSFSNGPIEKAFPFFSTCLSEPGQQAQPIHLLHFSRMAI; from the exons ATGGCGTCAAGCAGTATGAATCAGGCTGAGGCTCAGAGTCTTAGTGAGGATCTTACCTGTTCCATTTGCTGGGATCTGTTTAAAGATCCAGTTATGCTTGGCTGCATGCATCACTTTTGCAGGAGATGCATCACAACCTACTGGAAAGGTATCAGAGGTCCAGCTGTCTGCCCTCACTGTCGTAAGGAGTTCCCTAATAAACAGTTTCAGACTAACTATTTGGTATCTGGTCTGGTCGAAAAGGTTCGAACCAATTCGTCAGTTGGGTCTGTGAGGAATTTACAG TTTATGGAGTCTGTGGAATCTCATAAATCACGGAAACAACAGCTTATGGCTATGATTCATAAAGGTGAAGAACAGATGAAGACATTAAAG AAAGTGGGAGCTGATCTtagggagagagtgtgttggGACTTCCAGGCCCTGCACCATTTCTTGAACGTGGAGGAGGCAGCCATGCTGGACCAGCTGAGGAGGGATCAGATGGACCTTGAGCAGAGACTGGAACTCAACATAGAGGCCCTGCATACCGCAATTCGAGAACTAGGGCAGACTATGGGCTCAATCCAAAGAGCTGCCAGCGGAGTAGGGAACATGGTACCGGTGGAG CAGCCAGAATTAAATTCCAG AACACATGTTCCAGCCATTAGTGGACCTACTTTTGAAAGTTTAAAGACCAAATACTTAGCACCACTACAGTACACCTTGTGGCGAAAAATGTTTAAGAATTTACAACCAG GCCCACTTTCACTGACTTTTGATGAGGACACAGTTCATCCCAGCCTAAAGCTCTCTCGAGACAGGACCCAAGTGGTTGAGACTGAAGTCATTCTACCATACAAACCTAATAAAAAGCGCTTCATTCAGTGCGTTAATGTCCTTGCAAACCGTGGATTCCATACAGGTAGACATTACTGGGAGGTGGGTGTTGGGACCAAGCCCAAGTGGGACATAGGTGTTGCCCTAGAAACAGTGAATCGACAGGCACGGGTTAAGCTGTGCCCAAATAATGGGTACTGGACCATTCGACTGCGCAACAACACCGAGTACTCAGCAGGCACCCAACCCTGGACCCCAATACGTGTGACCTCTCAACCTCTGAGGATTGGGATCTTTGTAGATTGTGAGGAGCGCATAGTTTCCTTCTACAATGCTGATGACATGAGCCTGCTCTACTCATTCTCCAATGGACCCATAGAGAAGGCTTTTCCGTTCTTTAGCACATGCCTAAGTGAACCTGGGCAGCAAGCTCAGCCGATCCATCTCCTGCACTTTTCCCGCATGGCTATCTGA